In Aridibaculum aurantiacum, the following proteins share a genomic window:
- a CDS encoding DUF2628 domain-containing protein, whose protein sequence is MDNATLYSAYFKSDSDYYLTRLQQYREGRKMSFNGYAFFFGVLWFMYRKMYVEAFIILFLIIVEGVIEEVLLESAGVPGSSGVNVISTIVIASILGVIGNSLYMKKAQRVVAKAKEENTDEQSMLQYLQEKGGTSYSFVLLIVVVIAAVVAYFYSLNN, encoded by the coding sequence ATGGATAACGCGACTTTATATTCCGCCTATTTTAAGAGCGATAGCGACTACTACCTTACAAGGCTACAGCAATACCGCGAAGGCCGAAAGATGTCCTTTAACGGCTATGCCTTCTTTTTTGGTGTTCTATGGTTCATGTATAGAAAGATGTATGTAGAGGCCTTCATCATTCTCTTCCTGATCATTGTTGAGGGAGTAATAGAAGAGGTGCTTTTGGAGTCGGCAGGTGTACCAGGTTCATCAGGTGTGAATGTTATATCTACCATTGTTATAGCGTCTATACTTGGTGTAATAGGTAACTCACTTTACATGAAGAAGGCGCAAAGGGTAGTAGCAAAGGCTAAAGAAGAAAATACTGATGAGCAAAGCATGCTACAATACCTGCAGGAGAAGGGAGGAACAAGCTATTCTTTCGTACTGTTGATCGTTGTTGTCATTGCTGCAGTTGTAGCTTATTTCTACTCATTAAACAACTGA
- a CDS encoding DUF6799 domain-containing protein: MKKLFVIALAAITFTACNTGEDNTTTTETTTENTTMDRTPSDGDVTYRDNRLRVYRNGNWTDADNDVTLENGTVVSRDGRVRREDREVRLQDGEVVSRTGDFFDRTGRAINNAWDATKEGARDAGNAVERAADKVGEKTRDVFDGDSTRR, from the coding sequence ATGAAAAAATTATTTGTAATTGCTTTAGCAGCCATCACTTTTACGGCATGCAACACAGGTGAGGATAATACCACCACTACAGAAACAACTACAGAGAATACCACAATGGATCGCACTCCTTCAGATGGTGATGTTACCTACAGGGACAACAGGTTAAGAGTGTACCGCAACGGTAACTGGACAGATGCTGATAATGATGTGACTTTGGAGAATGGTACAGTTGTATCAAGAGATGGCCGCGTAAGAAGGGAAGATCGTGAAGTAAGGCTACAGGATGGAGAAGTAGTAAGCAGAACTGGTGACTTTTTTGACAGAACAGGCCGTGCTATAAATAATGCATGGGATGCCACTAAAGAAGGTGCACGCGATGCTGGTAATGCTGTAGAAAGAGCAGCTGATAAAGTTGGAGAAAAAACAAGAGACGTATTTGATGGCGATAGCACAAGGCGCTAA
- a CDS encoding Gmad2 immunoglobulin-like domain-containing protein — protein MKQLFFLLFMMVFFTSCNNSNEPKQENSPRDTFVKKDTEPLRDTVEVDKPASKPYSNERFRNVTVEKVGENEYLVKGQAQVFEASFSWVIEDGHNELKQGHEMTDAGAPAWGNFSFRVQAKKERSNSVLHLILYEASAKDGSRQHLLPIPLR, from the coding sequence ATGAAGCAGTTATTTTTCCTACTCTTTATGATGGTTTTTTTTACCAGTTGCAACAACAGCAATGAACCAAAACAGGAAAATTCTCCTAGAGACACATTCGTTAAAAAAGATACTGAACCTCTGCGCGATACAGTGGAAGTGGATAAACCTGCTTCTAAGCCTTACAGCAACGAGCGCTTCAGGAACGTAACGGTTGAGAAAGTAGGAGAGAACGAATACCTGGTGAAGGGACAGGCACAGGTATTTGAAGCCTCATTTAGTTGGGTGATAGAAGATGGCCATAATGAGCTAAAGCAGGGGCATGAAATGACAGATGCCGGGGCACCAGCCTGGGGAAATTTTTCTTTTAGAGTTCAAGCCAAAAAGGAAAGATCGAATTCTGTTCTGCATCTTATATTATATGAAGCAAGTGCTAAAGATGGAAGCAGGCAGCATTTACTGCCTATTCCGCTTCGCTGA
- a CDS encoding serine hydrolase domain-containing protein, translating into MRSLNLLLLLLPFLFVQCKKETAVVSTASMYFPPIGNAGWETTTPASLGWSEAALNDVYSLLEQKKTKAFIILKNGRIVSEKYFGSFTTDSSWYWASAGKTLTAFLVGIAQQEGKINIDARTSQYLGTGWTAAPLAKENLITVRHQLSMTSGLDDMAATGADCTLPSCLQYKADAGTRWSYHNAPYTLLEKVVEAATGTSYNAYFQQKIRDRIGMNGLWVKVDNNNVYFSTPRSMARFGLLMLNKGKWNSTSIFSDTTYFNNLVNSSQTLNPSYGYLTWLNGKGSYMMPTLQFSFNGNLVPNAPTDMYAALGKNDQKLYVVPSQQLVIIRMGESAGNSMLAASTFDNELWGKLKTLLKY; encoded by the coding sequence ATGCGTTCACTTAATCTCCTTCTTTTGCTGCTGCCTTTTTTGTTTGTGCAATGCAAAAAAGAAACAGCAGTTGTCAGTACAGCTTCTATGTATTTTCCTCCAATAGGAAACGCAGGTTGGGAAACAACAACACCTGCATCATTAGGATGGAGTGAAGCAGCACTTAATGATGTCTATAGCTTATTGGAACAGAAGAAAACAAAAGCCTTCATCATTCTGAAAAATGGCCGCATTGTATCGGAGAAATATTTTGGAAGCTTTACTACTGACAGTAGCTGGTATTGGGCTTCGGCAGGTAAAACGCTCACTGCATTTTTGGTAGGTATTGCCCAGCAGGAAGGAAAAATAAATATTGATGCGCGTACATCACAATATTTAGGTACAGGTTGGACCGCTGCACCTTTAGCTAAAGAAAACCTCATCACTGTAAGGCACCAGCTTTCTATGACATCTGGCCTTGATGATATGGCCGCTACTGGTGCTGATTGTACCTTGCCTTCGTGCCTGCAGTACAAAGCCGACGCTGGTACTCGATGGTCCTATCACAATGCACCTTATACTTTGCTGGAAAAAGTAGTAGAGGCTGCCACTGGAACTTCTTACAACGCTTACTTTCAACAGAAGATCAGGGACAGGATCGGGATGAATGGGCTGTGGGTAAAAGTGGATAACAACAATGTATACTTTAGTACACCACGAAGCATGGCACGCTTTGGTTTGCTTATGCTCAACAAAGGAAAGTGGAACAGCACCTCCATCTTCTCCGACACAACCTACTTCAATAACCTGGTGAATTCTTCTCAAACCCTCAACCCTTCCTACGGTTACCTCACCTGGCTGAATGGCAAAGGCTCATATATGATGCCTACGCTACAGTTCTCATTCAATGGAAATCTAGTACCCAATGCTCCAACTGATATGTATGCAGCTTTGGGTAAGAACGACCAGAAGCTTTATGTAGTACCATCTCAACAACTGGTAATTATTCGTATGGGTGAAAGTGCTGGTAACAGTATGCTGGCAGCATCCACTTTTGATAATGAGCTTTGGGGCAAATTGAAGACACTACTGAAATATTGA
- a CDS encoding alpha-amylase family protein, whose product MEDELWYKNAVIYSLDLETFMDANGDGTGDFEGLSARLDYLHALGVDTIWLAPFQPTPNKDNGYDIYDYYGVDERHGSSGEFVDFIYKAKKLGIKVIIDLVVNHTSDKHPWFINACRSKDARFRNWYVWSDEKPANADEGMVFPGVQETTWTLEKKTNSYYFHRFFHYQPDLNTDNPEVRKEIERIMGYWLQLGVDGFRVDAVPFILEAPAPGKKAQMRFEYLKQMRRFLQWRKGDAVFLGEANVLPEESKNYFGENGDGIHLMFNFFVNQYAFYTLATAEVKPLVDALMRTKEIFPYNQWAQFLRNHDELDLGRLTDEEREKVFQKFGPAKNMQLYDRGIRRRLAPMLGNRQQVEVAYSLMFSLPGTPVIRYGDEIGMGENLELPEREAIRTPMQWSADAGAGFSKASKLVHPVVEEGYYSYKHVNVEHQRRDPSSLLNWMTALIRLRKECPEIGHGDWEIVDTGFEHVLGMRYNWRENSLFIFHNFKDEPQEIVIKKKQSGHKKLIDLMNNEESIASEKQEHAIILEAYGYRWFRADDLASPYEHHKVKR is encoded by the coding sequence ATGGAAGATGAATTATGGTATAAAAACGCCGTTATCTACAGCCTGGACTTAGAAACTTTTATGGACGCAAACGGTGACGGCACAGGTGATTTTGAAGGGCTATCGGCGCGCCTTGATTATCTCCATGCATTAGGTGTGGATACCATCTGGCTGGCACCTTTTCAGCCTACGCCCAACAAAGACAACGGCTACGACATATACGACTATTATGGTGTGGACGAAAGGCATGGCTCCAGTGGCGAGTTTGTTGACTTTATTTATAAAGCCAAAAAGCTAGGAATTAAAGTGATCATAGACCTGGTGGTAAATCATACGTCGGATAAACATCCATGGTTCATCAATGCGTGCAGAAGCAAGGATGCGCGCTTCCGCAATTGGTATGTATGGTCTGATGAAAAGCCCGCCAATGCCGACGAAGGCATGGTGTTTCCCGGGGTGCAAGAGACGACGTGGACACTGGAGAAAAAAACCAACTCCTATTACTTTCACCGGTTTTTCCACTACCAGCCTGATCTGAATACAGACAATCCTGAAGTGCGTAAAGAAATTGAGCGGATCATGGGATACTGGCTGCAGTTGGGTGTAGATGGCTTCCGGGTAGATGCAGTTCCCTTTATACTGGAAGCACCGGCACCAGGCAAAAAGGCACAGATGCGTTTTGAATACCTGAAACAAATGCGTCGCTTTTTGCAATGGCGAAAAGGAGACGCTGTCTTTTTAGGCGAAGCAAATGTTTTACCTGAAGAAAGCAAGAACTACTTTGGCGAGAATGGTGACGGCATACACCTGATGTTCAATTTTTTTGTGAATCAATATGCTTTTTACACACTGGCAACAGCCGAAGTAAAACCACTGGTGGATGCGCTGATGAGGACAAAGGAGATCTTTCCATATAACCAGTGGGCGCAGTTTCTACGCAACCACGACGAACTGGACCTGGGGCGACTAACAGATGAAGAAAGAGAAAAGGTTTTTCAAAAATTTGGACCTGCTAAAAACATGCAGCTATACGACCGCGGTATTCGCCGAAGACTAGCTCCTATGCTTGGTAACCGTCAGCAGGTAGAGGTAGCTTATAGCCTGATGTTTTCTTTACCAGGTACACCAGTGATCAGGTACGGCGATGAAATAGGTATGGGCGAAAACCTGGAGCTTCCTGAACGGGAGGCCATACGCACACCTATGCAATGGTCTGCTGATGCGGGTGCAGGTTTTTCGAAGGCGTCCAAGCTTGTTCATCCCGTTGTTGAAGAAGGTTACTATTCTTATAAACATGTGAATGTAGAACATCAGCGTCGCGACCCGTCTTCGTTGCTCAACTGGATGACGGCGCTGATAAGGCTACGCAAAGAATGCCCGGAAATTGGACATGGTGATTGGGAAATAGTAGACACCGGTTTTGAACATGTACTGGGGATGAGGTACAACTGGAGGGAGAATTCGTTATTCATATTTCACAACTTTAAAGACGAGCCGCAGGAGATAGTAATAAAGAAGAAACAGTCGGGGCACAAAAAACTGATAGACCTGATGAACAATGAAGAAAGCATCGCATCGGAAAAACAGGAACATGCTATTATACTGGAAGCATACGGCTACCGCTGGTTCCGCGCAGACGATCTTGCCAGCCCTTACGAGCATCACAAGGTGAAGAGATAG
- a CDS encoding YqgE/AlgH family protein, whose translation MKLKAGTIIKSTQALEATVFEDAIILVTELNDDGAVGFMLNKPFSRNLNELEEYQHLPPFPLYSGGPVDQEHVFFIHQRPDLVEGGEPVANGLFIGGSFKQVIEGISSRSISTKDIKIFIGYCGWDTGELQAEIDEGSWTVVEDEGFVFDLFT comes from the coding sequence ATGAAACTAAAGGCAGGAACGATCATTAAAAGCACGCAAGCACTTGAAGCAACAGTATTTGAAGATGCTATTATATTAGTTACTGAACTCAATGATGATGGTGCCGTAGGTTTTATGCTAAACAAGCCATTTTCAAGAAACCTGAATGAGCTGGAGGAATATCAACATCTGCCACCTTTTCCATTGTATAGTGGTGGACCTGTAGACCAGGAACACGTGTTTTTTATTCACCAACGGCCAGACCTTGTGGAAGGCGGAGAACCGGTAGCAAATGGTCTCTTCATAGGTGGTAGCTTCAAACAAGTCATTGAAGGAATCAGCAGCAGAAGTATCAGCACAAAAGACATCAAGATCTTTATTGGCTATTGTGGTTGGGATACCGGCGAGCTACAAGCTGAGATAGATGAAGGCAGCTGGACAGTGGTGGAAGATGAAGGCTTTGTGTTCGATTTATTTACGTAG